From Rhododendron vialii isolate Sample 1 chromosome 7a, ASM3025357v1:
GAAATGTGTGACAAAATTTTACCCTCAGGGTGTCGgaaaaaatgatgattttggtttGCAAAAGTCCAAGAAGCATTGTTCAAGCTTTAGCCGAGTCTCATTTTGATTCcttttcatcattggggagccTCGATGACAGAAATTAAGGATAGTTAATatgtccaaattggggtgtctccAGCTCATCAAGCCGATTGTGATGCAAAAtgtatttcttcaaaatatacATTTGTATAAAAAGACTCGAGTGGGCTCCACACTAAAAACTTTGACACGTGATCACGGATTTAAAACAGCCAATAGGTTCAAACAAATTAGAAACTTTAATACTGTGATTAATTCAGACCACCAATGTGAGTCATAACGGTTGTATAGCACCATGCCACATTCCCTTATATGCACCACACCATTGATAACCTTCACTAACCAAGTCCATAATAGGAAGAATATCATTATTTAGGCTGTAATGCCTCAAGCCCCTGTAATTTATCTTGTCAAGACATTTTCTGTTGAACATAATCCAAAATAATATATGCACGCATAATTGGAAACagaaaaatcagaaacaaaCTTTATTTGCGCTAAATAGTGTCAATAACAATAAGCATTCAACTACTAATATCAAGGATTGCTCAAAATACTCATCCTAATAACATGTTCTTTGTATGTCTTTGGAGGCAATTCCTTTGTCAACGGATCAGCAATCATAAGAGTGGTGCTTATGTTTTCAATAGACACTTGTTGTTTATGGACTCGTTCTCTAACAACCAAGTACTTTACTTCCATGTGTTTCGAACCGCTAGAGTACTTTCCATTCTTAGAGAAGAAAACTACAGCGGAATTATCACAATAAATCTTCATCGGTCTAGCAATTAAGTCAACAACACCAAGACCAGAAATGAAGTTCCGCAACCATAACGCATGACCTGTGGCCTCAAAGCATGCCACAAACTCGGCCTCCATTGTAGATGAAGCAATAATGGATTGCTTCACACTCTTCCATGACACTGCCCCACCAGCCAACAGAAAGACATAACCTGATGTAGACTTTCTGCTATTGTGGTAGCCAGCAAAATCAGAGTCCGAGTATCCGATCACATCCAAATGATCCGATTTGCTATAAGTAAGCATATAGTCCTTAGTTCCTTGGAGATATCTCATAACCTTCTTCACTGCTTTCCAATGTTCTATTCATGGATTACTTTAATATCTGCCCAGCATCCCTACTGCAAAATTAATATATGGTCTAGTGCAAGTCTGGGCATACATCAAACTCCATAATACTGATGCATATGAAATTTCAtccatttgttttctttccaagtCATTCTTTGGGCACTGACTTTCATTAAATTTGTCACCTTTGACAATGGGCGCATCACTTACTGAGCAAAGCTGCATATTGAATCTCTCTAGAACCCAGTTAATATACCCATTTTGAGACAGTCCTAGCACTCTTCGAGATCGGTCTCTAAAGATCTCTATGCCAATAATATAAGCTGTCTCACCCATATCAACCATTTTAAAATTCTTTGAGAGATATCCTTTAGTTTCATGTActaaaccaaggtcattactggctaacaaaatatcatccacatatagcACCAAAATGATAAATTTACTCCCATTGACCTTCAGATATATACACTGATCAACAGCATTTTCTTTGAATCCGAAGAAGATAATGGTATCATTAATTCTTAAGTACCATTGTTTGGAAGCTTGTTTAAGACCATATATGGATCTCTTTAATTTGCATGCCAAATGCTCTTTCCCTTTTATTGTGAATCCTTCAGGTTGCTCTATATAATATCTTTATCCAAACTACCATTCAGAAAAGCGGCTGTCACATCCATCTGATGCGGCTCTAAGTCATAATGAGCTACTAGGGCCAAGATGATTCTAAGTAAGTCCTTCTTTGACATAGGAGAAAAGGTCTCCTTATAGTCAACTCCTTCTTTCTGAGTGAAACCCTTGGCCACAAGTTTGGCCTTAAATCGTTCGATATTGCCTTTTGTATCGTGCTTGGTCTTAAAGACCCACTTACAGTCGCCTTTCTTACAATTAGTAGGCAATTCAATTAGATCCCAAACTTTATTCTAATTTATTGATTTCAACTCATCATTCATAGCGTCAAACTATTTATTAGAATCATCACTATTCATGGCTTGTGAAAACGAAATCGAGTCTTTCTTAATCCCAATGTCGAAATCCGATTCTTGTAGATATACCACATAATCATCTGAAATGGCAGACTTTTTTTCCCTCTGAGATCTTCTCATAACTGCCGGTTATGGTGGTTCTACAATATTTCCAATGACAGTATCCTCATGAAGTGGAGAATCATTACCTACATGTTGTTCATTCTCCTCAACTAGTTGAGGACTAACAATTTCTCGTTGAGGAAGAATTGTTGGGATATCAACTCTTTCTTCATCGAAATTaacctttcttgatttctcactCCCACTATTTTCATCATTCTCTAGGAATTTCGCATTTCCGGTTTCAATTATTCTCGTACTATAGTTAGGACAGTAAAATTTATACCCCATAGACTTTTCTGGATAACCAACAAAATATTCAGAAATTGTTCAAGAATCTAATTTTTTCTCTTATGGATTATATATTCTAGCTTCCGCTGGACAACCTCAAATATATAAATGTCTCAAATTGGGTTTCCTACCAGTCCACAACTCAAAAGGAGTAGTTGGAACTGCCTTACAGGAACCCTATTTAAGAGATACATAGCGGTCTTTAATGCTTCACTCCACAAGGAAACAGGTACATTTGAAGAACTCATCATACTTCTAACCATATCCATAAGTGTACGATTACACCTCTCAGCAACATCGTTCTGCTTTGGCATACCAGACATTGTGTATTGAGCAATACCTCGCTTTTCTAATAGTTTGGCAAATGAGCTGGGACTTTGGCCTGACTCatcatatttttcataaaaCTCACCACCTCTATCCGACCTCACTATTTTGACCTTTCTATCTAATTGTCTCTCGACCTCAGTAATGTACACTTCAAGGATGTCAACGCCTTGAGACTTTTCATGAATTAGATATACGTAACCATAACGTGAGAAGTCATCTATAAAGGTGATAAAGTATTTTTGTCCAGTAAAACATGGAATAGGACTTTCGCAAATATCAGTATGGATTATCTCAAGAAATACATTGCTTCTAGTGGCAcctttctttgtgtgtttggtttgctttctcttaatgcaatccacacaaatttcaaaatcagtgaAATTTAGGTCTTCTAAAATCTCATTCTTCACCAATCTGTCAATTCTATCCTTGGAGATATGCCCCAATCGTCTATGCCAAAaggtaaatgatttttcatcaattcaaCCACGTTTTAAACCAATATCCGAATGCAGGGTCACTAATGATTGTGCAAACTCATGATTCAAGGCAATTTTATATGAACCATCATTTAAATCATCAGAACCAACTATTATTGAATTAAACATCAATTTGAGTTTTTGACAACCAAATGAAACTGAATATCCAGAACAATCTAATCTAGATAAAGAAACCAATTTCCTAGAAATAGAGGAAACATAAAAAGTGTCTTCAAGATCTATCTGATGACCCGTTTCTAAAACCAAGCGTAGGTACCAACAGCTACCACTTCAGCCTTGAGATGGTTCCCCATAAAGACAAATGTCTTACTTCCCTTCGGTTTCCGGGTTGAAAGGTATTCCTACAAGGAATTCGTAATGTGAGTCGTAGTACCAGAATCAATCCACCAAGTATTAGAAGGAACTTCAGCAACATTTGATTCGtaacatacaaaagaaagattatTACCCTTCTTTTCGAACCAAGTCTTACGCTTATTGCAGTCCTCATTCACATGTCCTTTACTGCCACAAAAGTGACCCTTGACAGTGAAACCATTATGAGCCTGACTATTTTTCTCAGGTTCACTGACTTTCATTGGTGAATATTTTCTCACTTTACCCTTTTTCTTTATAGCAACTTGAGTCACAGCTAATGTAGTGTGACGCCTTTCCTTTCTCAATCTCACTTCCTCATGAACACACAAGTTTGTTAGCTCATTCAAACTCCACTCTTTCTTGTGGACATTACAGTGAATTTTGAATGGGCCAAACTGTGCTGGAAGTGAGTTAAGTATAACCTGAATAAGGAAAGACTCATCCACTTGAATGCCCAAGGTTGCAAGCATTGCAGCTTTATCATACATGTTCAAGATGTGCTCTTGAACTCCACGACTACCCTCATATTTCATGGTGGTTAACTCAACCATAATCGTACCTACAAGTGACTTATCAGCAAATTTAAGGCAATCTTTCCCAGCCTTTAGGTATTCTAGTGCAGTGAAATAAAGAACTGTAACAGGAAACAAAATAGGACAATACTTAATAAAAACTTTGAGAATTATAACATTTAAAATAATGAACTATTGACATCACCTAGGTCCTCCTTTGGGCGAAACCTAAACATACCTattgttcactcattaattaggcgcaacataatcacctaagtaggtctaaataatttataatgATGAACTTTGACATCACTTAGGTCCTCCTTTAGGTGAAACCTAAACATACCTattgttcactcattaattaggtgcaacataatcacctaagtatgtctaaataatttatacaGTTTATTAAGTTAGTCATGTTATCTTTGGATATCCAATCCTAACCCGCTAAGTTGCATAAATTACTCACCCTACCCAGTACATAATTATTTAAATGTGACTCTCCTTTGGGCCTAGTCCCATTCTTATAATTATGACTGCAATCGAGAATATTATTGACTTAATTGTTACCATTTTAACAAAACTCTGATGTAGTTTAATATTCATAAGTTTCATTAACCTAGGTCACTTCGATGACTACCAAATTAGTAATTCCTATGACTATTAAACTAACCAATGATATACTCTATTCTTTTATTCGAGTTATGCTTGTGTCATTCTTTTATTCCATCACTATtactgaaaataaaatatacaactaagtgtgtgtgtgtgtgtgtgtgtgtgtcacttctaataagggcgcccttatcgTATTATGATaagggcttccccttttctcccattttctaaccaaatttcgatgatccgagccgctcaatatgttcagaacatgattttaagggtacacgcgagaaatcagcaaaaaaaaagaccgggaagggcttcattcgagcagtttttatttgaaccattcgataaaaaacaaacaaaaactgcttggatcaagcccttcccgatcattttttttgccgatttctcacaagtacttttaaaatcacgttctgaagatattgagcggctcggatcatcgaaattcgatcgaaaaatgggaggtccttaccttaacaaCGTAAGAgcgcccttacctgattgaaactttatatatatatatatattatgtgaTTGATAATCCATTAATGACATTCAATCTAACCATAACTCTCACATATATAGTAACACGGTAATAGAAAAGCTTTCCCAATTAAATGCTTCAAAATAATCATACATAATTGCAGAAAACATAATCTGACAAAAACAGATTAATTTTGTAAGCATGTGATCATAACCTTTATCTCTATCATTGACCATATATAGCCATAACGAAAACAATATCTGTACATACATTGCAAAAACATGTATATGTTTTCCAGTCCAGTAATCTTAATTAGAAAAACAATAGTTCAATCCAAACGGAGAGAGTCAATCTATTTACCATAAACTGATTTGCCCAATTACCATATGCAAACAGTATCAATATATAAAGAAGGCGAACTGTTAGTTGCGTAAAGGAGTAAAATTAATAGACTCCATCAAGCAAAATCCACTACGGCAATTTAGATCTTGAAATTAAATACGTAACCTGTGAACTTTAGAAAAAACCAACATTCAAGTGCCAATTATCACAGGATTCAAGATCGTCTTTATCATGTTCTAGACTGACAAAAATATTAGTAACCAACAAATTGACAAGTAAACAGATTATGCTAATATATTCAATTGTTAGCCCGCAAATAGATGACGACAGTAAAAGCAAATGAATGAGATGAAACTTACTATTATTTTCTAtccaaaagaagaacaacaCAGTAGCAACAAACAAGTTCTTTGGAATGCACAGATATTAAACGTATTTGTGAACTCCAAATATAATACTTAAATGCCATGAAACCAAAATATCTTTTGTCATCTTATCGACGGCTACGGATCATCAGCCACATGCATAGACAGTAACGTATAAACTCATCGTCCAACCATTTGGGTTGTTTGATCgttaaaaaaatatatctaaTATGGCACAATACGTTGATATAATTCTATTCCAAGATGTATCGATTCagaaaatcatgttctgatacCAACTTTAAATCTATATCTGTATTAAAACtaggcttaattgcaagaacaccccctaaactatcgcgttttggcaagttcacccccttaagtttaaattcgagcaacttcaccccccaaactaccaaattcgagcaacttcaccccctcccccatttttCGTCCATTTCTGTTAtaatttggatggaaagtttCCACATTTGGTACTGGTACCGAATTTTAGGTGGTACTGGTACCCAAATTTCTGTCCAAAATTTGGTACTGGTACCGAATTTTAGGTGGTACTGGTACCCAATTTTGaaactttccatccaaatttataacagaaatggacggaaaatgggggagggggtgaagttgctcgaatttaaacttaagggggtgaacttgccaaaacgcgatagtttagggggtgttcttgcaattaagccttaaaactattatgcggaaaacagatataacaaGATCTTGAATTCAACtcatctcaagaacaataaatagcgtACCTTTGTTGACCATCGTgattagagagaacaaaccccttaattagaaacaTCTTAATTATTGGCTCACCTtattctctctgtctctacttttctagaataccacagtactttaattgatggaaaaatcGTAAGAATAAAggtgagtattctaccttttattgagaagagaagagggccttagagataattattaaaagacacctagtccatcaaggtctcttttattatcaagagttttccttcatttataattctaattagttatcgtaatgaatcatatcacttcattggcttatctgatagtggagtcccacatgcacaaaacgTGAAAGGCCACACTAATAGGAAAAAACTAACACAATAGCCCCAAGTTATCGAAATGTCAATGtgcaaagaaaataatattacagttgTAACAAGcgtttttccaaaatacttcttTCAAATCATATGCAAATAATCACCTCTTTTATACCTTTGAAAGACATGATCAACAAGCATGATATGCACGCCATGCCAACTTTCTTgttttgtacctgaaaatgataggatTGAGCTTACACGCGCCCATTAGAGAAATATATACTAAAGTTGTATAAAAATATGATGAGTTATGCTTCTAGAGTGAATGAATATCGACAAATAAGCCCAAAGTTCACATGATCCTCAACGTGACACATACTACAACCAAGGGATTCTAGACAATCCTAACAATTCACATGCTAAGTTAGAATCGCTAATATTTCCACTTCAGCCTAAACATACCATAATTTGGGTTTCAGTTGTCCTCAACAGTTTTAGttacattttatttattagcACAAATCTTCATATTTATAAATACCATGATTAGTTCTGATTCGTCTTTCGTTCATTGCCACGCAATTTCATTTACTCATTCCTTTTTATATCAAAATAGAGTAGCACAACACTCACTTTGTTGATTCGAGTCAGAATACCGAAATTCGTtaatttgtgcccaaataccgaaaaccgttgattcgctcagaATGCCAGAGGATTTTTATCAAAATCCtttaaccaaaaccaaaatctttTTCATCAACTTCATAAACTAATTTCATGTCATGTGTCTGAGCCTAAGCTCCTGGcaggccaattaaaggaccccaatgtcctctgccagacACCTTACCCATAAGGAGGTCCTGAAGTTACCAATATGAGCATTTAACTCCtgtcgggccaattaaaggaccccgatgtcctctgccaggcactcaCTTGTCGATGAGTCctgaatgttctcgttgtgtctgTTTGTTATTCACATTTCAATTCGTGTTTCCAATTTACAAGCACCAAACCATCCAGTCATTTCTCAAGTTAATCAAACAAGCACTTCTCTACCAATTACGCACGTTACAATATTCCTTATAATCTACGATGTTCACGGACTCCTTTACGCTACTATAGCCTTTACGACGATACTCCAACTATGCTAACGAAAACCAATGGCACAGATACGTTTGACGAGTCGTACAATACGATCTTTCAAACTTAGGAATGATTTTCAGATATTTTGATTTTCAGCAGAGCAATCCATGTTCgaaaattcatcaaaaattgcatactcaatatttttcagtgATTCCAATGCCAAAGcatcaccaacttaccaatctttaaaacctataaggacccataaccaatacgGTCGTTTAACCATAGGTAAACAATGAAAAAAGCTGCTCTGtaagctgcccagattttcagattacaGGGCAATCTtttaaaaatcactataaatcgagttcttaatatttttgagcgTATCCAGTCCCAAAAGTTGCGCGATTGAACAAAGTTTAAAAGATGCAAAGGAACCCTAGTCAATGTCACTTATCGCACCCACACTCCTCGCGAAAAGTCATTCTGCTATATTATGTAGCATAGATAACAAAGTGGGTCATGTTGACCCACTTATTAgttgggtgaacaaaattgcactccaccTGCTCTAACCAGAATCTACCAACCTAAGGCCACAAGTTCTACTCCactaaggttgtgtttggatgacaGGTATATTAGAGGGGAATGAGAATATGATTCCGGAACTCCAACATTCCTATGTTTGTGAAGAGTGGGCATGGAAATGAGATTACTATTCTCCCAATTCAGGAAAAATAACTTGAATAGATGAGGAATCTCCCACCCCCCATGGGAATCTTGAATTCCTGGCTTGATCAATATAAAAAGGAAATGTTTAACTTtatgatattttcaaaatataaatgatttctaGAGAAGATCACTTAATTAATCCAAACGTTGGAATAGATTTACTCTAGCTATCGAATTACTAGGAATTTGATTACTGGAATTCCTACAAAAGATTACGGGCTTCCAAACTGAGCCTAATGGGTTTTGAAATCCAAATTTAGCATGTTTTTGGACAAAGCTAATACACAACATCAACGAGTTTTGAAGGacatcatccgcaaccactccTCTCTTGTCAGCCACAATTCCAGATACACATATGTGTGCATGCGCGTAAGATATATGTTGAATACCTTGATTGCGTTCGATAGATTTCAAGGAGAATCAGAAATTCCTACCCCATGCGCGCGGGAAAAGAGGGGAGAGGTATTTCCCCTATTCCATCCTTTACGTTTTCGCATGCACAGAATGCCTCCTGAATGCATGGCTtttgttctttccttttttgcttttggtctaGGCATTTTGTTGGGCATACGAATTAATCCAACGAATTGGTTTCTGAAAACTCCCAAAACACCATCCATCCTCAGTTTGTAACCAGAATCTGCAAAATTATTACCAGAGTGATCTCAACGAAATGGAATTACTTTTCATCGCTTTACCTCATCGGAGTgcttttctatttgtttttggttgtgcgtgagagagagatagagaagaggAATTTCCCTTTTGTATCATCGTACCATGCATGGTTTCTGCTCGAGAAACATGTTTCGAAATTCGAGCTTTAATTTGTATTTAGACATACGAATTCTATGCATTTGGACCGTAcggattttcttttgtttcctttttgttgaattctaTGCATTTGGACCCTAcggattttcttttgtttccttgcTGTTGTACGTTATGGACGTAAAACTGTTTCCTTTCTAGCATTTCACATCTATTTGACTAGGAAGATCATTGCATAAGACTATAAGAGGTTGGTTGACCAAACTTTTAACcctagaaaggaaaagaaaattttgtttcgAGGGAGCCATCATATCAACAGAAGTTTATGTTCAATCAAAATTAAGACGACATATCGAAAGACAGaaagatcaaaaaatatatgtacatcGAGAGACAGCCCAGTTTTACAAGATTTTTTAGAGAGACCCACTCTTGCATCCACAACCTTTCCGTGGTCGGTTCTGTGACATATGTAGGTATTGCCCTGCCCCAAGCCATATCTAACATATCGACAAAGGTTAACTTTCTCTAGAAATTGAACCCACAACCTCATTGCACTTGAAGTGCAATTACACAATCGTTGAGCCAAGTGCGTTCATTGTAACCTTGAATTGTATCCTTCAATAATTGGCATTTCTCGTATTCCACCTCGGACAGCCACCATTGTTGCCCAAATATACATAATGGCCCATTTGAATGGATTAGAGATTCTAGCCAATAACATTACTAAGCTAAAATACCATTGGTAgctccttccttttcttttccttttcacaACTTCCTTCTCAAGCTcatttgttctattttttttttataagtaaataaatatattaaaaagAAGGCTTTAAGGGAAAGCCAcccaactacaaaaaaaaataccacaagacaaaaaggcTCTATACACTCCCATGAGCatggaaaagctcaaaccaatccaATAGTTGGTCAAGAGGTCCCAGCTATACAAACTATTCACTAAAAAACTCTTGATCCTAGACAATGACATTTCAACCCCTTCGAAGCATCTCAAATTCCTTTCTCGCCATATAACCCACATCAAACTATTCATTTGTTCTAATTTGCTATCTACAGAAGTTGATAACCGTCACCGCCACCACAATGACCGCTACTCTGACACAAACTGTCAACGCAACCAATTTCATTATACTACTAACTGCAACCCTCGTCTTCTTCCCATCATCTGAGGCATCCTTCTGGCGATCGCCTCAGAAGACAGTCAATGTTCGAAACTGGGACAAGACTCAGATCAGCATCCGGTGCTTCTCATTTGATGATGAGCGCGAAGTTGTTCACCTGAAACCTCAAGAGGCATTTAGTTTCACTTTCCGACAGAGCGTGATTTTCCCATCATCAACCATGTGGAACTGCTCGACAACCCAAGGCACAATTATCGCTTTCAAAAATGACTATGATTGCAACAAGAACCAAAACAACCTCTGCACTTGGAGGTTCAGTGTGAAAGAAGCCTATCGCTACTCACCGGAGTACAAGAAGTGGATACGGTACGAGTATAATCCAGACTATGAGTCTCTGTCTAGAGGAGGAGTTGTGAAAGGACAGCTGCCAATGGTTTAAGGTTTTACATTACCATATGGATTGTATACACGGAATAGCTAATATACTTGTTACCAAACAATTCGATGATACAAATTGACATTTATATAGCATTATTAACATGTTCTTTCTCAAAGGAAACCCGAGTCTGAAATTGGATAAACTGTCAAGTAGATAGGCAGATTATGATGCCCTTAGACAGTTAGCACTTAAATGTtgatttcattttccaaatcaacataaaTTGCT
This genomic window contains:
- the LOC131333830 gene encoding uncharacterized protein LOC131333830, which produces MFLDKANTQHQRVLKDIIRNHSSLVSHNSRYTYVCMRVRYMLNTLIAFDRFQGESEIPTPCAREKRGEKLITVTATTMTATLTQTVNATNFIILLTATLVFFPSSEASFWRSPQKTVNVRNWDKTQISIRCFSFDDEREVVHLKPQEAFSFTFRQSVIFPSSTMWNCSTTQGTIIAFKNDYDCNKNQNNLCTWRFSVKEAYRYSPEYKKWIRYEYNPDYESLSRGGVVKGQLPMV